Within the Deltaproteobacteria bacterium genome, the region TGTTCCTCTCCTTGTAATACGCTGACATTTGACTGTTGATTTTCTCCCTTAAAACTCTTTTAAGAGACACCCCGACAGCCTGACCCTCTTACTTCTTCTGGTATTTTTTTTGATACAAATCCTGGTCGTACGGCGCTCTTCTTCCAGGACAATCCTCTCTGGAGCACAACTGGCAGCTTACAAAGGTGACTTCCGTGGGGAAGAGTATTCCAGAGACTGAATGAACCGGAATCATCATCAGGCTTTCAATTAGCTGCACCCCGATAGATTTCTTTGTGTCCCCCACGATTTTGAAAAGCGCCTTCTGCTCCTCGAGGGGCCAGTCTTCCAGAGACCCGGGAGTCATGATGGAAGTTTTGCCAAGAGAAAACTGATCCTTTATGTGCCTGGTCAGGGCTTCCATGGCCGAATACAGCGCCCTTTCTTTTATTCTTTCAGCCCAGAAACGATGCAGCATGTCTTCCTTGGCCCGGGCCCAGTCCTCTATTTCCATGCCGCAGGTAGCCACGAAGGGAAAGACCCGATAGGCGTTCTCCAGGTTGACCCTGAGGATACGGCTCTTAAACGAAACGCCTTCGAGAACCACATGGTCGTCATCCTTAAACTCGGTAAAGGCTATCCTGTACACTGCCTTGGGCCTGG harbors:
- a CDS encoding vitamin B12 dependent methionine synthase; translation: MEPIILDSLSFEVKTDLLMRKVRVKPESRHADDLRGLVHEAEAIARPKAVYRIAFTEFKDDDHVVLEGVSFKSRILRVNLENAYRVFPFVATCGMEIEDWARAKEDMLHRFWAERIKERALYSAMEALTRHIKDQFSLGKTSIMTPGSLEDWPLEEQKALFKIVGDTKKSIGVQLIESLMMIPVHSVSGILFPTEVTFVSCQLCSREDCPGRRAPYDQDLYQKKYQKK